From the Acidovorax carolinensis genome, one window contains:
- a CDS encoding YqiA/YcfP family alpha/beta fold hydrolase, whose amino-acid sequence MTTTHLLYLHGFRSSPQSAKARLMAAYVAQHHPAVHWWCPQLPPSPQAAMDQVAQGIAAWPRATMAVVGSSLGGFYASWVARHTGCASVLLNPAVDPARDLARHIGEQTAWHDPAERFFFLPEYIGQLQALAAQCPLPAGREMAIIAKGDEVLDWREMVARYPAAQLTLLEGGDHALSDFGAHLPAVAEFLQLA is encoded by the coding sequence ATGACCACCACGCACCTGCTGTACCTGCACGGCTTTCGCTCCTCCCCCCAGTCGGCCAAGGCCCGGCTGATGGCGGCCTATGTGGCGCAACACCACCCTGCCGTGCACTGGTGGTGCCCCCAGTTGCCACCCTCGCCCCAGGCCGCCATGGACCAGGTGGCGCAAGGCATAGCCGCCTGGCCGCGGGCCACCATGGCCGTGGTGGGCTCTTCGCTGGGAGGCTTTTACGCCAGCTGGGTCGCGCGGCATACGGGCTGCGCGAGTGTTCTGCTGAACCCCGCGGTGGACCCCGCAAGAGACCTTGCGCGCCATATCGGCGAGCAAACGGCATGGCATGACCCGGCCGAACGTTTTTTCTTCCTGCCCGAATACATTGGGCAGTTGCAGGCGCTGGCTGCGCAGTGCCCGCTGCCCGCGGGTCGCGAAATGGCCATCATCGCCAAAGGCGACGAGGTGTTGGACTGGCGGGAAATGGTGGCACGCTACCCCGCCGCCCAGCTCACGCTGCTCGAAGGGGGCGACCATGCACTGAGCGACTTTGGCGCCCACCTGCCGGCCGTGGCGGAGTTTCTGCAACTGGCCTAG
- the tldD gene encoding metalloprotease TldD, with the protein MSSRSPSAAPQRASTQQRIDVASQLLLTPFGLDESHLARALAEIRTHQVDDADLYFQFTRSEGWSLEEGIVKTGSFSIDQGVGVRAVSGEKTAFAYSDDISEASLLDAARTVRSISAVAQVGRARVATKKIANGRSLYPGVDPIATLDSTAKVDLLMQVEQRARAKDPRVAQVMAGLASEYDVVLVARADGTLAADVRPLVRLSVTVIAEQNGRREVGSAGGGGRFGLAYFDAAQIAQYVDEAVNAALVNLESRPAPAGEMTVVLGPGWPGILLHEAIGHGLEGDFNRKGSSAFSGRIGQRVAAKGVTVLDDGTISDRRGSLNVDDEGNTSQRNVLIEDGILKGYIQDSLNARLMGVAPTGNGRRESYAHIPMPRMTNTYMLGGDKDPQEIVASIKKGLYATNFGGGQVDITSGKFVFSASEAYWVENGKILYPVKGATIVGSGPDCLKRVSMIGNDMRLDSGVGTCGKEGQSVPVGVGQPTLRIDGLTVGGTA; encoded by the coding sequence ATGTCCTCACGCTCCCCCTCTGCCGCGCCCCAGCGCGCGTCCACGCAGCAACGCATTGATGTTGCCAGCCAGTTGCTCCTGACGCCTTTTGGTCTCGACGAAAGCCATCTGGCGCGTGCGCTGGCTGAAATTCGCACCCATCAGGTGGACGATGCCGACCTGTATTTTCAATTCACCCGCAGCGAAGGCTGGAGCCTGGAGGAGGGCATCGTCAAGACGGGGTCGTTTTCCATTGACCAGGGCGTGGGGGTGCGCGCCGTCAGCGGCGAGAAGACAGCCTTTGCCTATTCCGACGACATCTCCGAAGCCTCGCTGCTCGATGCGGCCCGCACTGTACGGTCTATTTCGGCTGTAGCGCAGGTGGGTCGTGCCCGAGTAGCTACTAAAAAAATAGCGAACGGTCGCAGCCTCTATCCCGGCGTCGATCCCATCGCCACGCTGGACAGCACGGCCAAGGTGGATTTGCTGATGCAGGTGGAGCAGCGTGCCCGCGCCAAGGACCCGCGCGTGGCCCAGGTCATGGCCGGTCTGGCCAGCGAATACGACGTGGTGCTGGTGGCCCGTGCGGACGGCACGCTGGCGGCCGATGTGCGGCCACTGGTGCGGCTGTCGGTGACGGTGATCGCCGAACAAAACGGTCGCCGTGAAGTGGGATCGGCCGGAGGCGGCGGACGCTTCGGGCTTGCATATTTCGATGCCGCGCAGATTGCCCAGTATGTGGATGAGGCGGTGAATGCGGCCTTGGTCAACCTGGAATCGCGCCCCGCGCCTGCGGGCGAGATGACGGTGGTTCTGGGCCCAGGGTGGCCCGGCATCTTGCTGCACGAGGCCATCGGCCACGGGCTGGAGGGCGATTTCAACCGCAAGGGCTCCAGCGCCTTCAGTGGCCGCATCGGCCAGCGCGTGGCGGCCAAGGGGGTCACGGTGCTGGATGACGGCACCATCTCGGATCGGCGCGGTTCACTCAACGTGGACGACGAGGGCAACACCAGCCAGCGCAATGTGCTGATCGAAGACGGCATTTTGAAGGGCTACATCCAGGATTCGCTCAACGCCCGCCTCATGGGCGTGGCGCCTACCGGCAATGGCCGGCGCGAAAGCTACGCGCACATTCCCATGCCGCGCATGACCAACACCTACATGCTGGGCGGCGACAAGGACCCGCAAGAGATCGTGGCCAGCATCAAGAAGGGCCTGTATGCCACCAACTTTGGCGGCGGGCAGGTGGACATCACCTCCGGCAAGTTCGTGTTCTCTGCCAGCGAGGCCTACTGGGTGGAAAACGGCAAGATTCTCTACCCGGTCAAGGGTGCGACCATCGTGGGCAGCGGCCCCGACTGCCTCAAGCGTGTCAGCATGATCGGCAACGACATGCGCCTGGACAGCGGTGTGGGCACCTGCGGCAAGGAAGGCCAGAGCGTGCCGGTGGGCGTGGGCCAGCCCACGCTGCGGATTGACGGGCTGACGGTCGGCGGAACGGCCTGA
- a CDS encoding ferritin-like domain-containing protein, protein MKNFSIQVPSQVLFLARRRAMSMSGAAVLSAGAVALLGGRDALAAGAKVSAKDLEADVRILNTALGAELEAVAAYQVGAESGLLSKGVLPVAVQFQGHHKEHAAAIAATVQKLGGKPAVAKGKYEFPVDKLKAETDVLRFAAGLERGAISAYLGAVPLFADRALAQVAASILGDEAMHWAVLRQVLGEQPVPSAFMS, encoded by the coding sequence ATGAAGAACTTTTCCATTCAAGTGCCTTCACAGGTTCTGTTCCTCGCGCGCCGCCGCGCCATGTCCATGTCGGGTGCGGCCGTCCTGTCGGCCGGTGCCGTGGCCCTGCTGGGCGGGCGCGACGCGCTGGCGGCCGGTGCCAAGGTCAGCGCAAAGGATCTGGAGGCCGATGTGCGCATTCTCAACACGGCGCTGGGCGCCGAACTGGAGGCCGTGGCGGCCTACCAGGTGGGCGCCGAAAGTGGCCTGTTGAGCAAGGGCGTGTTGCCGGTGGCCGTGCAGTTCCAGGGGCACCATAAGGAACATGCGGCAGCCATCGCGGCCACGGTGCAAAAGCTCGGCGGCAAACCGGCGGTTGCCAAGGGCAAGTACGAGTTTCCGGTAGACAAGCTCAAGGCCGAGACCGACGTACTGCGCTTTGCTGCCGGGCTGGAGCGGGGCGCGATCTCCGCTTACCTAGGGGCCGTTCCCCTGTTTGCCGACCGTGCGCTGGCCCAGGTGGCCGCCAGCATCCTGGGCGACGAAGCCATGCACTGGGCGGTGCTGCGCCAGGTGCTGGGCGAACAGCCGGTGCCGTCGGCCTTCATGTCATGA
- a CDS encoding serine/threonine protein kinase → MPDFAPLSIAKRLVSGAVDKPPSVLGRFELLRVLGRGAQTTVWLAFDPRLQRQVAIKLMRPVQDQDASALDHWLREARHGGALAHPFIVPVFEADVQGRQPYVVFEYVPGRTLAEHLAQQGRCAPHDAVALVVDLLDGLQAAHAAGMVHGDLKPSNVMVDNQRHARLMDFGMAAPLQAEPGVQGDSGTPVYLAPEAAGGAAPSPASDLYAAAVVLVELLTGRPLMHLPDGWHALYRSAGEVPTLPEDLGQGVDHTLRAILQRALARSPAARYATAGEFGDALRAWAAPVSAPTAASNATLDFLLRRMRHKSDFPALSDSVARIQRVANSEDDSISDLTHEILKDVALTNKLLRLVNSVHYAHASRGTVSTVSRAVSLVGFNAVRNIALSLVLLDHMEDKAHASQMREEFLRAMMAGSVAAELCSPGQLAEEAFIGAMFQNLGRMLCEFYFPEEAQQVRSLVAAGRLEGGEESAAVQVLGLGFEDLGAGVARVWGLPESLQRCMRKPMGTPPMRPPEQGVERLRWVAMAANEVASTLLHSGDAHTEHRLQQTAARYARTLALTHTAITEATLRARHKLVALAQALDLKVEPGSAAARLLTVPAPLGDAVAPPDALALLELRAAETPPLPAVLESQATGTVSAAQVNEVLAAGIQDITNAMVENFQLNDVLRMILETMFRALGFRRMVFCLREARTDQLTGRFGLGEDSESAVRALRVPLKTPGDLFAAVCVRGADTLINDATQSRMQARLPQWYVQGINAPAFLLLPLQIKGQPFALIYADQSSPGGIAVDDKVLGLLRTLRNQAVMAFRQAS, encoded by the coding sequence ATGCCCGATTTTGCCCCGCTTTCCATCGCCAAACGCCTGGTTTCGGGGGCTGTGGACAAGCCGCCTTCCGTGCTGGGCCGCTTTGAATTGCTGCGGGTGCTGGGGCGCGGCGCCCAGACCACGGTGTGGCTCGCCTTCGATCCCCGCCTGCAGCGCCAGGTGGCCATCAAGCTGATGCGCCCGGTGCAGGACCAGGATGCTTCGGCGCTGGACCACTGGTTGCGTGAGGCGCGCCATGGGGGTGCGCTGGCCCACCCCTTCATCGTGCCGGTGTTTGAAGCCGATGTGCAGGGGCGCCAGCCCTACGTTGTGTTCGAGTATGTGCCGGGCCGGACCCTGGCGGAGCACCTGGCGCAGCAGGGCCGGTGCGCGCCCCACGACGCCGTGGCGCTGGTGGTGGACTTGCTCGACGGCCTGCAGGCCGCGCATGCGGCCGGCATGGTGCACGGGGACCTCAAGCCGTCCAATGTCATGGTGGACAACCAGCGCCATGCGCGGTTGATGGACTTTGGCATGGCAGCGCCGCTGCAGGCCGAGCCCGGCGTGCAAGGGGACAGCGGCACGCCGGTCTACCTGGCGCCCGAGGCCGCCGGGGGCGCCGCGCCATCGCCCGCCTCAGACCTGTATGCGGCCGCAGTGGTGCTGGTGGAGCTGCTCACGGGTCGTCCACTGATGCACCTGCCAGACGGCTGGCACGCGCTGTACCGCAGCGCTGGCGAGGTTCCGACGCTGCCCGAAGACCTGGGGCAAGGGGTGGATCACACGCTGCGCGCCATATTGCAGCGCGCGCTGGCGCGCAGCCCGGCGGCGCGCTACGCCACCGCTGGGGAGTTTGGCGATGCCTTGCGCGCCTGGGCGGCTCCCGTCAGCGCCCCTACGGCGGCCAGCAATGCCACCCTGGACTTTTTGTTGCGGCGCATGCGCCACAAGAGCGATTTCCCAGCCCTCTCGGACTCGGTGGCCCGCATCCAGCGGGTGGCCAATTCGGAGGACGATAGCATCAGCGACCTGACGCATGAAATCCTCAAGGATGTGGCGCTGACCAACAAGCTGCTGCGTCTGGTCAACAGCGTGCACTATGCGCACGCAAGCCGGGGCACCGTCAGCACCGTGTCGCGCGCGGTCAGCCTGGTGGGTTTCAATGCCGTGCGCAACATTGCGCTCAGCCTGGTGCTGCTGGACCACATGGAAGACAAGGCGCATGCCAGCCAGATGCGTGAGGAGTTCTTGCGCGCCATGATGGCCGGCTCCGTCGCCGCCGAGTTGTGCAGTCCGGGGCAATTGGCCGAAGAGGCCTTTATTGGCGCCATGTTCCAGAACCTGGGGCGGATGCTGTGCGAGTTCTACTTTCCCGAGGAGGCGCAGCAGGTGCGCAGTTTGGTGGCGGCGGGGCGACTGGAAGGCGGGGAGGAATCGGCCGCCGTGCAGGTGCTGGGTCTGGGTTTTGAAGACCTCGGTGCCGGCGTGGCGCGGGTGTGGGGCTTGCCCGAGAGCCTTCAGCGCTGCATGCGCAAGCCCATGGGAACGCCCCCGATGCGCCCGCCCGAGCAGGGTGTGGAGCGTTTGCGCTGGGTGGCCATGGCGGCCAACGAGGTAGCCAGCACGCTGCTGCACAGCGGCGATGCACACACGGAACACCGCTTGCAGCAGACGGCCGCACGCTACGCACGCACCCTGGCACTGACCCACACCGCCATCACCGAGGCCACCTTGCGTGCGCGCCACAAGCTGGTGGCCCTGGCCCAGGCGCTGGATCTGAAGGTGGAGCCGGGCTCTGCGGCGGCCCGTTTGCTGACGGTGCCGGCGCCCCTGGGAGATGCCGTCGCGCCGCCAGACGCACTGGCCCTGCTGGAGCTGCGCGCTGCCGAGACGCCGCCACTGCCTGCAGTGCTGGAGTCGCAGGCGACTGGCACGGTCTCGGCGGCCCAGGTCAATGAAGTCCTGGCGGCCGGCATTCAGGACATCACCAACGCCATGGTGGAGAACTTCCAGCTCAACGACGTGCTGCGCATGATCCTGGAAACCATGTTCCGTGCACTGGGGTTCCGGCGCATGGTGTTTTGCCTGCGCGAGGCGCGCACCGACCAGCTGACCGGGCGATTTGGTCTCGGCGAAGACAGCGAGAGCGCCGTGCGTGCCTTGAGGGTGCCGCTGAAAACGCCCGGCGACCTGTTTGCTGCAGTCTGTGTGCGCGGGGCCGACACGCTGATCAACGACGCCACCCAGTCGCGCATGCAGGCACGCCTGCCGCAGTGGTATGTGCAGGGCATCAATGCGCCGGCTTTCCTGTTGCTGCCCCTGCAGATCAAGGGCCAACCGTTTGCCCTGATCTATGCCGACCAGTCATCGCCGGGAGGGATTGCGGTGGATGACAAGGTCCTGGGCTTGCTGCGCACCCTGCGCAACCAGGCCGTGATGGCGTTCCGGCAGGCAAGCTGA
- the rodA gene encoding rod shape-determining protein RodA, which yields MAAVFDKPSLSQRFLPLFQGFDWPLVLVVAVLASAGLLAMYSSGYDHGSRFMDHGRNMLIAAAILFMVAQVPPQKIMALAVPLYALGVALLVAVALFGITKKGAQRWINLGVVIQPSELLKIAMPLMLAWWFQKREGQLRPLDFVAAGVLLVIPVGLIMKQPDLGTSLLVLAAGLSVIFFAGLSWKLLLPPVLLGAVGIVLLVSLEPQLCADGVRWSILHDYQQQRICTLLDPSRDPLGKGFHIIQGMIAIGSGGVFGKGFMAGTQTHLEFIPERTTDFIFAAFSEEFGLAGNLFLIVCFLLLVWRGLAIAVGATTLFGRLMAGAVSMIFFTYAFVNMGMVSGILPVVGVPLPFISYGGTAMVTLGLALGILMSVARAQRIDPKDARPAL from the coding sequence ATGGCCGCCGTTTTTGACAAACCTTCACTTTCCCAGCGTTTTTTGCCCCTGTTCCAGGGATTTGACTGGCCGCTCGTCCTGGTAGTGGCGGTGCTGGCCAGCGCCGGCCTGCTGGCCATGTATTCGTCCGGCTACGACCATGGTTCGCGCTTCATGGACCATGGGCGCAACATGCTGATTGCCGCTGCCATCCTGTTCATGGTGGCCCAGGTGCCGCCTCAGAAAATCATGGCCCTGGCTGTGCCCCTGTACGCCCTGGGGGTGGCGCTGCTGGTGGCGGTGGCCCTGTTCGGCATCACCAAGAAGGGGGCCCAGCGCTGGATCAACCTCGGTGTGGTCATCCAGCCCAGCGAGCTTCTCAAGATTGCCATGCCTTTGATGCTGGCCTGGTGGTTCCAGAAGCGCGAGGGGCAACTGCGGCCGCTGGATTTTGTCGCCGCGGGGGTGCTGCTGGTCATTCCCGTGGGCCTGATCATGAAGCAGCCCGATCTGGGCACCTCGCTGCTGGTGCTGGCGGCGGGGCTTTCGGTGATCTTTTTTGCCGGCCTTTCGTGGAAGCTGTTGCTACCGCCGGTGTTGCTGGGCGCCGTGGGCATTGTGCTGCTGGTCTCGCTGGAGCCTCAACTGTGCGCCGACGGCGTGCGTTGGTCGATCCTGCATGACTACCAGCAGCAGCGCATCTGCACCTTGCTCGATCCCTCGCGCGACCCGCTGGGCAAGGGCTTTCACATCATCCAGGGCATGATTGCCATCGGCTCGGGCGGCGTCTTTGGCAAAGGGTTCATGGCCGGCACGCAGACCCACCTCGAGTTCATTCCCGAGCGCACCACCGACTTCATCTTTGCAGCCTTTTCCGAAGAGTTTGGCCTGGCCGGCAACCTGTTTCTGATCGTGTGCTTTCTGCTGCTGGTGTGGCGTGGGTTGGCCATTGCGGTGGGCGCGACGACCTTGTTCGGGCGGCTCATGGCGGGGGCAGTGTCGATGATCTTCTTCACCTATGCCTTCGTGAACATGGGTATGGTCAGCGGAATCTTGCCGGTGGTGGGCGTGCCGCTGCCGTTCATCAGCTATGGAGGCACGGCCATGGTCACGCTGGGGCTGGCGCTGGGCATCCTGATGTCGGTGGCCCGGGCTCAGCGCATCGACCCCAAGGACGCGCGGCCGGCGCTGTGA
- a CDS encoding PglL family O-oligosaccharyltransferase, with protein MAADRGTAGAVARHQRAPGGGLAVIGLALYAVAGWLLPRLLLDWTGFATEGVFTRLGGDPQACSSRRVLWSNVLYLIGQKPWTGWGWGELDYAHYMTLFPGDRFCTLLDNAHNLPLHLAVELGLPVAAVACGAVLAWVVRARPWRETDPVRQLAWGALAIIGLHSMVEFPLWYGPFQLVTVLALALLWRGALPGWVRSARFLTGAAVVVVAVGVAGAGIAWDYYRVSQLYRPWASRPQAYQEGTLAKVSNTLLFTNQVDFALLTTTVLTRENAPQIHTLATELLHFSPEPRVIEKLIESALLLGMDDEVAFQLRRYRAAYPEDHARWTRAQRPAPPAPQ; from the coding sequence ATGGCTGCTGATCGTGGCACTGCTGGTGCTGTGGCGCGGCACCAGCGGGCGCCTGGTGGTGGCCTGGCGGTGATCGGGCTGGCGCTCTATGCCGTGGCGGGATGGCTGCTTCCGCGTCTCTTGCTGGACTGGACGGGGTTTGCGACCGAGGGGGTTTTCACCCGTCTCGGGGGCGACCCGCAGGCCTGTAGCAGCCGGCGGGTGCTGTGGTCCAACGTGCTGTATCTGATTGGCCAGAAACCCTGGACGGGCTGGGGCTGGGGCGAGCTGGACTACGCGCACTACATGACGCTGTTCCCCGGCGATCGCTTTTGCACCCTGCTGGACAACGCCCACAACCTGCCCTTGCACCTGGCGGTGGAGCTGGGCCTGCCGGTGGCTGCCGTGGCATGCGGCGCCGTGCTGGCCTGGGTGGTGCGCGCGCGGCCTTGGCGCGAGACCGATCCGGTGCGCCAACTGGCCTGGGGGGCGCTGGCCATCATCGGTTTGCACAGCATGGTCGAGTTTCCGCTTTGGTACGGCCCATTCCAGCTGGTCACGGTGCTGGCGCTGGCCTTGCTGTGGCGCGGGGCGCTGCCGGGCTGGGTGCGTTCTGCGCGTTTTCTGACCGGTGCCGCCGTGGTGGTGGTGGCGGTGGGCGTGGCGGGCGCTGGCATTGCGTGGGATTACTACCGTGTCAGCCAGCTCTACCGCCCCTGGGCATCCCGGCCGCAGGCCTATCAGGAGGGCACCCTGGCCAAGGTGTCCAACACCCTGCTGTTCACCAACCAGGTGGATTTTGCGCTGCTCACCACCACGGTGCTTACGCGCGAGAATGCGCCGCAAATCCACACGCTGGCCACGGAACTGCTGCATTTTTCACCCGAGCCCCGGGTGATCGAGAAGCTCATTGAGAGCGCGCTGTTGTTGGGAATGGACGACGAGGTGGCCTTTCAGTTGCGGCGCTACCGCGCGGCTTACCCCGAGGACCATGCGCGCTGGACGCGTGCCCAGCGCCCGGCCCCGCCAGCGCCGCAGTGA
- a CDS encoding pilin glycosylation ligase domain-containing protein: MRLDAIAAPLTLLAVALPFLFSYPQPPLSNFWPLVAAWTCGAGLALVAVCRGWVLRRAPAGALEPGGRAFLASQLAVGLLLAALLAGVVGLLQYFLGDPGLAPWVQPSTPGQAIGNLRQRNQQASLMSLGVWALMWLVAQMQVRPLAADTGAPATPLQQALQGGGREWPAWLVGMLLAWALALLAVASAATASRTGAMQWLLIVALLVLWRGTSGRLVVAWR; this comes from the coding sequence ATGCGTCTGGATGCCATTGCTGCACCGCTGACCCTGCTGGCAGTGGCTTTGCCGTTTCTTTTTTCGTATCCCCAGCCCCCCCTGTCCAATTTCTGGCCCCTGGTGGCGGCCTGGACTTGTGGTGCGGGACTGGCACTAGTAGCGGTCTGCCGTGGCTGGGTGCTGCGCCGCGCGCCGGCTGGTGCCCTGGAGCCCGGTGGGCGGGCGTTCCTGGCATCGCAGCTGGCGGTGGGCTTGCTTCTGGCGGCGTTGTTGGCGGGAGTGGTCGGGCTGCTGCAGTACTTTTTGGGTGACCCCGGCCTGGCACCCTGGGTGCAGCCCTCCACGCCGGGGCAGGCCATCGGCAACCTGCGCCAGCGCAACCAGCAGGCATCGCTGATGAGCCTGGGTGTGTGGGCGCTCATGTGGTTGGTGGCGCAGATGCAGGTGCGCCCGTTGGCGGCGGACACTGGGGCGCCGGCAACGCCTCTGCAGCAAGCGCTGCAGGGCGGCGGGCGCGAATGGCCGGCGTGGCTGGTGGGAATGCTGTTGGCGTGGGCGCTTGCGCTGCTGGCGGTGGCCAGCGCAGCCACGGCATCGCGCACCGGGGCGATGCAATGGCTGCTGATCGTGGCACTGCTGGTGCTGTGGCGCGGCACCAGCGGGCGCCTGGTGGTGGCCTGGCGGTGA
- a CDS encoding YegP family protein, protein MASRFELKKSKNDKFVFNLLADNGQVILTSELYDSKASALNGIESVKKNAPDDGRYARLSAKDGSPYFTLKAGNGQVIGLSHMFSGEKARDDGIASVKANGPGAVTDDQTA, encoded by the coding sequence ATGGCGTCAAGGTTTGAGCTGAAGAAATCCAAGAACGACAAGTTCGTCTTCAATCTGCTGGCTGACAACGGGCAGGTCATTTTGACCAGCGAGCTCTACGATTCCAAGGCCAGTGCCCTCAACGGCATTGAGTCAGTCAAGAAGAATGCCCCGGACGATGGCCGCTATGCGCGGCTGAGTGCCAAGGATGGCTCGCCCTATTTCACGCTCAAGGCGGGCAACGGCCAGGTCATCGGCCTGAGCCACATGTTTTCCGGCGAAAAGGCCCGAGACGATGGCATTGCATCGGTCAAGGCCAACGGCCCAGGGGCGGTAACCGACGACCAGACGGCGTAG
- a CDS encoding RNA polymerase sigma factor: MNISTPPPLAGAATTAPGSDAELIGHALQGDQAAFEAIMRRHNRLLFRAARGVVADDAEAQDVVQETYLRAFTQLQDFQGGASLGTWLARIAINLALDVLRKRGRSVPMDGTQDLDHEPSTEHMMSFSAPPGASPEAALERGELRQLLQSAVEGLPPIYRSVFILRAVQEMSVEETAFCLQVSDAVVKTRYLRARALLRDALGARIEAHAESAFPFAGERCEQVVRYVVAELQQRQRIARR, from the coding sequence ATGAACATTTCTACACCGCCGCCCTTGGCAGGGGCAGCCACCACTGCGCCGGGTTCCGACGCTGAGTTGATCGGCCATGCCTTGCAGGGCGACCAGGCGGCTTTTGAAGCCATCATGCGCCGGCACAACCGGCTGCTGTTCCGGGCCGCGCGCGGCGTGGTGGCGGACGATGCCGAGGCGCAGGACGTGGTGCAGGAGACCTATCTGCGCGCCTTTACCCAGCTGCAGGATTTTCAGGGCGGTGCATCGCTGGGCACCTGGCTGGCGCGCATCGCCATCAATCTGGCGCTGGATGTGCTGCGCAAACGCGGCCGATCCGTGCCCATGGATGGCACCCAGGACCTGGATCACGAGCCTTCAACGGAGCACATGATGTCTTTCAGCGCACCTCCCGGTGCCTCACCCGAGGCGGCCCTGGAACGCGGCGAGCTGCGCCAGTTGCTGCAGTCGGCCGTGGAGGGGCTGCCGCCCATCTACCGCAGCGTCTTCATCCTCCGCGCCGTGCAGGAAATGAGCGTCGAAGAAACCGCGTTCTGCCTGCAGGTGAGCGATGCCGTGGTCAAGACCCGCTATCTGCGTGCCCGCGCGCTGCTGCGCGACGCGCTGGGCGCCCGGATCGAGGCGCATGCCGAGAGCGCTTTTCCGTTTGCCGGCGAGCGTTGCGAACAGGTGGTGCGCTACGTGGTGGCCGAGTTGCAGCAGCGCCAGCGCATTGCGCGGCGCTGA
- a CDS encoding c-type cytochrome, which produces MNPRLAPAVAWLAGGLLVAGASAAPEPAVLQRGEQVYARCAACHAIEGHRTGPQHCGLWGRRAGTAQGYTNYSKALQRSGIVWDEHSLDLFLKDPMKAVPGTAMGYAGVKDDAERADLIAWLKEASQPGKTCQTKR; this is translated from the coding sequence ATGAACCCGCGCCTTGCTCCGGCGGTGGCCTGGCTGGCGGGCGGGCTGCTTGTGGCGGGCGCGAGCGCCGCCCCGGAACCGGCAGTCTTGCAGCGCGGTGAGCAGGTCTACGCGCGCTGCGCTGCCTGCCACGCCATCGAGGGCCACCGCACCGGGCCCCAGCATTGCGGCCTCTGGGGCCGCCGCGCGGGCACGGCGCAGGGCTACACGAACTATTCCAAGGCCTTGCAGCGCAGCGGCATCGTCTGGGATGAGCACTCGCTCGACCTCTTTCTCAAAGACCCGATGAAGGCGGTGCCAGGCACCGCCATGGGCTATGCCGGTGTCAAGGACGATGCGGAGCGCGCCGACCTCATCGCCTGGTTGAAAGAGGCCTCGCAGCCGGGCAAGACCTGTCAGACCAAGCGGTAG